One window of the Populus trichocarpa isolate Nisqually-1 chromosome 9, P.trichocarpa_v4.1, whole genome shotgun sequence genome contains the following:
- the LOC7489336 gene encoding uncharacterized protein LOC7489336, giving the protein MALIPSFFLFFSSSLTLVFFTGAGAQGRAPHGLVYENPVAFSPSAVEFFHPKTHEPNVKSPCAASSSCSPLPLAAQLEVTDQAQESEISTSQKGGNRLRAGGIAGIVLGVAFAVLLTMGVYHVMVTRKANLNRANSVQTNA; this is encoded by the coding sequence ATGGCTCTCataccttctttctttctcttcttctcctcctctttaACCCTTGTATTCTTCACCGGAGCGGGAGCACAAGGAAGAGCTCCTCATGGCCTTGTTTATGAGAACCCCGTGGCTTTCTCACCATCTGCAGTTGAATTCTTCCATCCCAAAACACATGAACCGAATGTGAAGAGCCCATGTGCTGCTTCATCTAGTTGCTCACCATTGCCTCTTGCAGCTCAATTAGAGGTTACTGATCAAGCACAAGAAAGTGAAATATCAACATCCCAGAAAGGAGGGAATCGACTGAGAGCTGGTGGCATTGCTGGCATTGTACTTGGTGTGGCATTTGCAGTGCTTTTGACAATGGGTGTCTACCATGTAATGGTCACACGCAAAGCCAACTTAAATCGAGCCAATTCTGTTCAAACTAATGCTTGA